The following are from one region of the Hyla sarda isolate aHylSar1 chromosome 6, aHylSar1.hap1, whole genome shotgun sequence genome:
- the LOC130277651 gene encoding cytochrome b-c1 complex subunit Rieske, mitochondrial — MLSLAARSGAFSPYLSATSYAVAGQLKPLVSGAVQHSDKVLLDVKRPFLSRETLSGQAAGGPITVTAGISAPATIRFLHSDVTVPEFSDYRRPEVTDSRKPSRPSEDARKGFSYLVTGIATVATAYVAKNVVSQFVSSMSASADVLAMSKIEVKLSDIPEGKNMCFKWRGKPLFIRHRTPKEIEQEAQVELSELRDPQHDLDRVKKPEWAILIGVCTHLGCVPIANAGDFGGYYCPCHGSHYDASGRIRKGPAPLNLEVPYYEFPSEDLVIVG; from the exons ATGTTGTCCCTAGCCGCCCGCTCTGGCGCTTTCTCACCGTACCTGTCCGCCACCTCTTATGCTGTAGCCGGGCAGCTGAAGCCGCTGGTCTCCGGAGCTGTCCAGCACAGCGATAAGGTCCTGCTAGATGTGAAGAGGCCGTTCCTCAGCCGGGAGACCCTGAGCGGCCAAGCCGCCGGCGGACCCATCACGGTCACAGCCGGTATCAGTG CTCCTGCTACCATTCGCTTCCTGCACAGCGATGTCACTGTACCTGAATTCTCAGACTACCGCCGCCCAGAAGTTACAGACAGCAGAAAACCCTCTCGCCCCAGCGAAGATGCCAGGAAAGGCTTCTCCTACTTGGTCACTGGCATTGCCACTGTAGCCACAGCCTATGTGGCCAAAAATGTAGTCTCTCAGTTTGTATCCAGCATGAGCGCCTCAGCCGATGTGTTGGCCATGTCTAAGATTGAAGTCAAACTTTCTGACATACCCGAAGGCAAGAACATGTGCTTCAAGTGGAGAGGCAAACCCCTGTTCATCCGCCACAGAACCCCCAAAGAAATAGAGCAGGAGGCTCAGGTTGAATTGAGCGAGTTGCGTGACCCTCAGCACGACCTTGACCGGGTGAAGAAACCAGAGTGGGCCATCCTGATCGGAGTCTGCACCCATCTTGGTTGTGTGCCCATTGCCAATGCAGGAGACTTCGGAGGATACTACTGTCCTTGCCATGGCTCTCACTATGATGCCTCCGGTAGAATTAGGAAGGGTCCTGCACCACTCAACCTTGAGGTTCCCTACTATGAATTCCCCTCTGAGGACCTTGTAATAGTTGGTTGA